The Clostridium sp. DL-VIII DNA window TCTATTTCAAATTAACTAATTCATCCAAAACTTAGTTATGAATAAAATTATAAGAAACTAATTCTTCTTTATGTGTTAATTCTAGCCTTGATCCAAAATACATAACACCTACTCTATCACAAAAATTATGCATTTCATAAAGCAAAAAGAGGCTATTTTCAAATATATAATCTATATTTGAAATAACCTCTTTTTATTAACTATATTTAATTCTATTTTAAGTTAGAATTATTTTTTACCTTCTATATATGCTTTAGTGAAGTATACTTGACCAAGTGGAGATACTTTTACACCTTTAACATAATCTTTTACTCCCTTTACTTGTACTTGATAGTATAATGGGATAACTGATTGGTCTGCCATTAACATATCTTCAGCTTGGTGCATTAAATCTATTCTCTTATTAGCATCTTTTTCTTGCTTTGCAGCTTGAATTGTTTTATCGTATTCTGGGTTATTATATCCTGGATTGTTATTATCTGAATTTGATAAGAACATATCTAAGAATGTCATTGGGTCAGTGTAGTCAGCTGTCCATGCATCTCTTGCTATTTCATATTGTTTTGCAATTCTTGTGTTTTGGAATACTTTCCATTCTTGAGATTGAAGTTCTACATTTACACCAATTTTTTTCCACATATCTTGAATAGCTTGATATACAGGACCATTTACTCCACCTTCTGGATTATACATTACTACAAGTGGTGGTAATCCTTGACCATCTGGATATCCAGCTTCTGCTAATAATTTCTTAGCTTCATCTATATTACCCTTTGGATCAAAATAGTTTTTACTTGCAAAATCTTTTCCGTCTGGACCAGTCATTCCTTCTGGAACATAACTGTGAGCTGGTGTATTACCAGTTTTAACTACATTGTCAACAAGTGATTGTCTGTCTATAGCAAGATTTAATGCCTGCCTGAATTTTAAATTACTTAAAACTTTAGCAGCATTTGGATCTACAGCTGCAGCTTTATCAGAAACATTTAGTGAAATATAAGCTAAACCTAACATTTTAAAATTAGTAGCAGTTTTATCTTGTATTGCACCTTGAACTTCTGATGTTGGAACTGCATCTACCATATCAAATTGGCCAGCTTTATAACTTGCCCAAGCTGATGTTGGTTCAGAAACCATCTTCATAGTTACTTTTGAAAGCTTAACGTCGTCTTTAGCTTCATAGTTATCATTCTTTTCTAGTACTAATTGATCCTTAATCTTATAATCTGTTAATTTGAAAGGTCCATTTGATACATAAGATTTTGCATCAGTAGCCCAATCTTTATTACTTGATACAGCTTTTTCATCTAGTGGATAATAGCATGGGAATGCTGTTAATTCTGGGAAGTATGCACATGGTCCTGCTAATGTAACTACTAATGTATTATCATCAGGTGCCTTTATTCCTACATCATCCATAGATCCTTTTCCAGTATTAGCTGCTTCTGCACCTTTAATGTAGTACATTTGATATGAATATTCAGCAGCTGTTGCT harbors:
- a CDS encoding peptide ABC transporter substrate-binding protein — its product is MKTSKIKKLFAVSLAATLSLSVLAGCGGSKSSDKSGSTADKQEVIYNLGSDPKTIDPGLNAAVDGSIVVSNLFEGLEKLDDNDKAIPGQAETYDVSDDQLTYTFHLKKDLKWSNGDPVKASDFVYAWKRVIDPATAAEYSYQMYYIKGAEAANTGKGSMDDVGIKAPDDNTLVVTLAGPCAYFPELTAFPCYYPLDEKAVSSNKDWATDAKSYVSNGPFKLTDYKIKDQLVLEKNDNYEAKDDVKLSKVTMKMVSEPTSAWASYKAGQFDMVDAVPTSEVQGAIQDKTATNFKMLGLAYISLNVSDKAAAVDPNAAKVLSNLKFRQALNLAIDRQSLVDNVVKTGNTPAHSYVPEGMTGPDGKDFASKNYFDPKGNIDEAKKLLAEAGYPDGQGLPPLVVMYNPEGGVNGPVYQAIQDMWKKIGVNVELQSQEWKVFQNTRIAKQYEIARDAWTADYTDPMTFLDMFLSNSDNNNPGYNNPEYDKTIQAAKQEKDANKRIDLMHQAEDMLMADQSVIPLYYQVQVKGVKDYVKGVKVSPLGQVYFTKAYIEGKK